In Legionella beliardensis, the following are encoded in one genomic region:
- a CDS encoding integrating conjugative element protein, whose protein sequence is MKKSLFFTLLIPTVINAGSFMPSQSDYYYELGGMSNLFVPPVNKDQTLRIGADIKGRIGFSCSGFNPVVSITNTFQDLKKSALNIPSGVIDNLKGAVAGFPLYKLQQSMPALYNVLQNAASSAQNEFTLRVKDCQEVKQALEQNQSPMEGMLSVSDSQGWLEAYKRAKKENVDVTETAKSIAQKRDEYGLPWIGHEKGNAGGKFQRPIKVINDVVIAGYNILLERKPLDSLDKPEAKTPMTQSWPTPNDAANWAVKVLGDIQVSTSENKKNHDAKAGIGLSTLLQSCANANTCSQNIAKALWNLVNGTWIITEDNLRKVSASNLLITDEIIITIQHLPREEQMLTVSKLAEEIAVQNMLDKALMMRRILQAGLQVQEVQNLKPAMTMVLFALKKLDDDIHSLSFENDVRKKMMTETLGTIMDIRHQARNQNIPGQDHEQPTVKNGAIYFKENKGT, encoded by the coding sequence ATGAAAAAATCACTATTCTTTACTTTGCTTATCCCTACAGTAATTAATGCTGGAAGCTTTATGCCTAGCCAGTCGGATTATTATTATGAATTAGGAGGAATGTCCAATTTATTCGTTCCACCAGTAAATAAAGATCAAACTTTACGCATCGGTGCTGACATTAAGGGGCGGATTGGATTTTCGTGTAGTGGTTTTAATCCGGTAGTTTCCATTACCAATACGTTTCAAGACTTAAAAAAGTCAGCTCTAAACATTCCTAGTGGCGTTATTGATAACTTAAAAGGAGCAGTCGCAGGCTTCCCTCTTTATAAGCTGCAACAATCAATGCCTGCTTTATACAATGTTCTGCAAAATGCTGCATCTAGTGCACAAAACGAATTTACTCTTAGGGTTAAAGATTGCCAAGAAGTCAAACAAGCGCTTGAACAAAACCAATCGCCTATGGAAGGCATGTTATCAGTATCAGATAGTCAAGGATGGCTTGAGGCTTACAAGCGTGCGAAAAAAGAAAATGTGGATGTTACAGAGACCGCTAAAAGCATCGCACAAAAACGCGATGAGTATGGCTTGCCTTGGATTGGTCATGAAAAAGGCAATGCTGGTGGTAAATTCCAACGTCCTATTAAAGTGATTAATGACGTAGTTATTGCAGGCTACAACATTCTCCTAGAAAGAAAACCTTTAGATTCGCTTGATAAACCAGAAGCCAAAACGCCCATGACACAAAGTTGGCCTACACCTAATGATGCTGCCAATTGGGCTGTTAAGGTTTTAGGAGATATTCAAGTAAGTACCAGTGAAAACAAAAAGAATCATGACGCCAAAGCAGGCATTGGACTTTCTACTCTTTTACAAAGCTGCGCTAATGCCAATACCTGCAGCCAAAATATTGCGAAAGCACTATGGAATTTAGTCAATGGTACCTGGATTATCACTGAAGATAACCTACGTAAAGTGAGTGCTTCTAATTTATTAATAACCGATGAAATTATCATTACCATTCAGCATTTACCACGCGAAGAGCAAATGCTCACCGTATCAAAATTAGCAGAAGAAATCGCTGTTCAGAATATGTTAGATAAGGCGTTAATGATGCGCCGTATTTTACAAGCTGGACTACAAGTTCAGGAAGTACAAAACTTAAAACCTGCCATGACTATGGTACTTTTTGCGCTGAAAAAACTTGATGATGATATTCACTCTTTGTCTTTTGAAAATGATGTTCGTAAAAAAATGATGACTGAAACATTAGGCACGATTATGGACATTCGCCACCAAGCACGAAATCAAAACATCCCTGGCCAAGATCACGAGCAACCTACTGTCAAAAACGGCGCTATTTATTTTAAAGAAAATAAAGGAACTTAG
- a CDS encoding TIGR03756 family integrating conjugative element protein: MTKLSFAIESTSPPHPINTFTLATRVLEKLFHNSHYKVIGSCAWRVGHSPPKFFVTPAIEQFLPDLVITVSNKPEENPWLEIRTLYENKTARAVYQQAYKAATGSTLGFGNDSGQATDLHINDERTRIVDVIGSPAAFYRIPYLSHKPETGFGTPYYLAEADAVMDRTEVAELLYMGTHPHLLINHEIGTFSQQWGSEIPRLMRVTQPYNYRASVVAAMHAADIVTNNSPLHVTKSTRNSCGKNCVIANVTYDPKNTKVIWQEVYPFNRNIHPGDPQDFGTKDEKAGHGNYVFVLWRKYRGCIQHKGKLINFLTSPKVGHPQKR; the protein is encoded by the coding sequence ATGACTAAACTATCATTTGCTATAGAAAGCACTAGCCCACCACATCCTATTAACACATTCACTCTTGCCACCCGTGTTTTAGAAAAACTATTTCACAACAGTCATTATAAAGTCATTGGATCTTGTGCTTGGCGTGTAGGCCACTCGCCACCAAAGTTTTTTGTAACGCCAGCCATTGAACAATTTTTACCAGATTTAGTTATTACTGTAAGCAATAAGCCAGAAGAAAATCCCTGGCTGGAAATAAGAACACTCTACGAAAATAAAACAGCCAGAGCTGTTTATCAGCAAGCTTATAAAGCAGCCACTGGCTCCACCCTTGGCTTTGGCAATGATAGCGGACAAGCCACTGATCTTCATATCAATGATGAACGTACTCGTATCGTTGATGTCATTGGTAGCCCTGCTGCATTCTACCGTATTCCTTATCTGTCGCATAAACCGGAAACAGGCTTTGGCACACCTTACTACCTTGCTGAAGCTGATGCCGTTATGGATAGGACAGAAGTGGCTGAATTATTATATATGGGAACTCATCCACACCTATTAATCAACCATGAAATTGGCACCTTTTCTCAACAATGGGGTTCTGAAATTCCAAGATTAATGCGTGTAACACAACCTTATAATTATAGAGCGTCAGTTGTTGCTGCTATGCATGCAGCGGATATTGTTACTAATAACAGTCCTCTTCATGTCACCAAATCAACTCGTAATTCATGTGGTAAAAATTGCGTTATTGCTAATGTAACTTATGACCCCAAAAATACTAAAGTAATCTGGCAAGAAGTATACCCTTTTAATCGTAATATCCACCCTGGTGACCCACAAGACTTTGGTACAAAAGATGAGAAAGCTGGCCATGGGAATTATGTATTTGTTCTTTGGCGAAAATACCGTGGCTGCATTCAGCACAAGGGCAAACTCATCAATTTTTTAACTTCCCCTAAGGTGGGACACCCTCAAAAGAGATAG